From a region of the [Eubacterium] eligens ATCC 27750 genome:
- a CDS encoding AAC(3) family N-acetyltransferase yields the protein MYTKEQLKKQLENMGLTGDETILIHSSMKSIGEVEGGADIVLDTWIEYFGHGLLLLPTHTWKNINADSPVYNPKETPSCVGLLTNMFLKRDGVIRSLHPTHSMAGIGKKAAEYLASEENNNTPCTPGGCYDRLRSCGGKVLLVGVGHERNTFIHSVEEVLNVPHRLSDKPMKLQIVMPDGSIKDSYMRKHYNADQPHISEDFVKLNQAFLDCKAVREVTFGDAECLLCDAQAVFNVVRHVIAPDPECIVTSSSIPKERWEALVK from the coding sequence ATGTATACAAAAGAACAGTTAAAGAAGCAGTTAGAGAATATGGGTTTAACAGGTGATGAGACGATTCTTATTCATTCATCAATGAAATCTATCGGTGAAGTTGAAGGCGGGGCAGATATAGTACTTGATACATGGATTGAATATTTCGGACATGGACTTTTACTTCTTCCAACACATACATGGAAGAATATAAATGCGGACTCACCGGTATATAATCCTAAAGAAACACCATCATGTGTCGGACTGCTTACTAATATGTTTCTTAAAAGAGACGGAGTAATAAGGTCACTACATCCTACACACAGCATGGCAGGAATTGGAAAGAAAGCGGCAGAATATCTGGCGAGCGAGGAGAATAACAATACACCGTGTACACCAGGCGGATGTTACGACAGATTAAGAAGCTGTGGAGGAAAAGTTCTGCTTGTTGGAGTAGGACATGAGCGCAATACATTTATTCATAGTGTTGAAGAGGTACTTAATGTACCACACAGATTATCAGATAAGCCGATGAAGTTACAGATTGTAATGCCTGATGGCAGTATTAAGGATTCATATATGAGAAAGCATTACAACGCAGACCAGCCTCACATATCAGAGGATTTTGTTAAGCTTAATCAGGCATTTCTTGACTGTAAGGCTGTGCGTGAAGTAACATTTGGTGACGCAGAGTGTCTTTTGTGTGATGCACAGGCGGTGTTTAATGTTGTAAGGCATGTCATTGCACCAGACCCTGAATGTATTGTGACGAGCAGTTCAATTCCAAAGGAGCGCTGGGAAGCACTTGTTAAGTAA
- a CDS encoding M15 family metallopeptidase → MTKRRLTRRQRQVRRNRIILACAAAALLIIIIVIISVSMKGCSKSKNADKNGKSTTAKVEESTQTKENESTSEEVSSTDTNTDTSSAIMSGEVSSHASSDSSEFAPPVVPSGNTVSKGTTSKGFQIQEINGATYIDGVLIANKTYALPQDFIPTNPDQPVNADRSSTCLDKTLMSAWNTMLKDATAKGLNIYIASGYRSYNYQVNVYNRYVKSDGAAVADTYSSRPGNSEHQTGLCFDLNTIEDSFQYTNEGKWVNDNCYKYGFCIRFPKGKDSATGYQYESWHLRYVGVDLATKLYNNGDWLSLEEYFGITSQYPN, encoded by the coding sequence ATGACTAAAAGACGATTGACACGCAGACAGCGTCAGGTAAGAAGAAACCGTATTATTCTCGCCTGTGCAGCTGCTGCTTTACTTATCATTATTATTGTAATAATATCTGTTTCCATGAAAGGCTGTTCTAAGTCTAAGAACGCAGATAAGAATGGAAAATCTACAACTGCTAAGGTTGAAGAATCAACACAGACAAAAGAAAATGAAAGCACCAGTGAAGAAGTTTCATCAACTGATACTAATACTGATACTTCATCTGCAATTATGTCAGGAGAAGTATCTTCACATGCTTCTTCTGACAGTTCTGAATTCGCCCCTCCTGTAGTTCCATCTGGTAATACAGTTTCCAAAGGTACTACTTCTAAAGGCTTCCAGATTCAGGAAATTAATGGAGCAACTTATATTGACGGAGTACTTATTGCCAATAAGACATATGCTCTTCCTCAGGATTTCATTCCCACTAATCCTGACCAGCCTGTTAATGCAGACAGAAGCTCAACATGTCTTGACAAGACTCTTATGAGTGCATGGAACACTATGTTAAAGGATGCAACTGCTAAAGGTCTTAATATATATATTGCCAGTGGATACCGTTCATATAATTATCAGGTTAATGTATATAACAGATATGTTAAAAGTGATGGTGCTGCTGTAGCAGACACATATTCATCAAGACCTGGCAACTCTGAACATCAGACTGGTTTATGCTTTGACCTTAACACTATTGAGGACAGCTTCCAGTACACTAACGAAGGCAAGTGGGTTAATGATAACTGCTACAAATACGGCTTCTGTATCCGCTTCCCTAAAGGCAAAGATTCTGCTACCGGATATCAGTATGAATCATGGCATCTTCGTTATGTAGGTGTTGACCTTGCCACTAAGTTATATAACAATGGCGACTGGTTATCTCTTGAAGAGTACTTTGGAATTACTTCACAGTATCCGAATTAA